A stretch of DNA from Cannabis sativa cultivar Pink pepper isolate KNU-18-1 chromosome X, ASM2916894v1, whole genome shotgun sequence:
attattccttaaatatttaaaatattatatactaattatttcattttatctcttaaaagtattacttatttttagactaaaacatgtcaaaattcttaataagtcaaattatttattattttatttatagcgtaaaacatggtatctataatctttattcagcctaaattaattcaaaattgtattaatatccTTAAAATTTAAGATTGCACTCTTCACattcaaaatacattttttctaataccacttaattatacatttaattaataatattaaattaatattaattaatccaattcggtattatgacataatgcttccttatttattatttaaaaagattacctcctaattattataccattcaaattattataaaaaccattcatattagtatcttcctatacaactaataaggcaataatctcaatacttcattagcatttacttctcatttatttcaatatctttccaaaaataaaaataaaataaaacaaaatattctcTATTCACAATAAATGTTCCTACCtccaattaattacaaaatctcacatttataatttatatacgaaaattaatattatgttatccaTAATAAACTAATGAGGCAATAATCTCATAATTACATATCATAATTGTtagctattaaattttataatattttttataattaatgataTCTTGTAATTTTACCCAAATtatcctaaataattaggggtcAGCCATAAATCAGACGCGAAAACCTTGAAAGGCACCAAAGCCATAAACAATGGCGCAGCTCATCCATCAAATTTGTACTTCCATTTCTTCCATAAAAACTAATACCACTCATccagaaattatttaaaaatacaaataatgtaataattttggtACATTCCCATAATATTGAGAACAAACAAGAATTCTATAATAATTTGACTTCCCAAATATATCTGAAGCAATATATTCTCATTAGACCATTAGTGTTCCCACCTCCCTTTATTACAAGATCCTCAAGATTCTTAttcttcaatttatttaattaattataatattagaatCTGAATACTAAAATTCCAAACACGAAAATtccttaaaaaatataaaccaaAATATAGCTAATAGGAATTAGCATTTAAAATAAACCCTCTTAAACTTTATTTcagtttaaaatattctttaaatcataccttaactaaaataatctttttattctgactaataaatctgtatagtgcataactttaactttaaaatattcttctgtcaaaattttcttatacattcaataccaaaaaacatgaaaatttaaacaaattaccctaaataattaggggccaaccatataataggtgctaaagccttgtaaggcgccaaagccataaataatggcgcaaaatagaacaaaatcaatataaaacaaatctataacaaaattaacagTGTATCCCATTATATCAGTTCAcccaaaaaagaacaaaatcaataacaaaCAACAAGATGAAATCAACTATCCACCATTTCAGCCTTCAACCCAACACGACACTGACCGAGATCTCCCAAGCtcaaaactaaatttaaaaaatttaactcAAAAACTTCATCACACTGTGCAAACATTCAAGCAAAAATTCTAAAATCTATAGGCCTTTCACTAACTCAAAAAGAAACCAGCGTAAATTTCCCAACAAACCAACTACAAACAATCCTAATGAATCTAAAACTAAAGGACTAGTGTTATCTAGATTCACATACTGTATGTATATACAATCTGTGgtacaaaatgaaaaataaaatagtataaaCTAGAAGAATAGTGTTACTATGTTTTAGAAATCTGTCTCCTATGGAGAAATTGGGGTCTCACGGGCCAAGAAAATTTAAGGGATTAAAATTTTGAGTTCGAAAAGATATTtctaaaattcataactcatatGAATATCTAAAAGGAAAAgaagatttaattcaaaaacaaaaaagaaactcATCTCATAATCGAGTTTTAAGTCCAATCTAAATGAGGATCTGAGATATCATTCAGATCTGATCTTTTTAtgactttaaaatatttaaatacataaaatatattagttaaaatataatttgattGTACTTACGAAAGAAATGCATTTGTTGGGTTTCCTCATATATTGACCAGTTTGCTTGAGAAAGACGTCAATGCAGTAGCTTGGAATCGCTTTTTTGTTAGGACTGAAATCGGGAGATGAGATCACTGGAGGGAGTGACTTTGTAACGatttttgtagaaattgtgGCGAGCCTCTTCGACTTGATCTCTCTCTTCAGGAGTCCCTGCTTTTTTCTAgtctcatattttaattttgtgagaaagtgttttttttatatgtaaatgtataatttattaaaaacaaaaaaacaaaaactttcAAGATGAAAGAGATAGAGATAGAGAAAACGCAACCAGACATCAAATCAAAACTATTATATAAGCAATATAATGATAAAAGATCAAACTATGAGTCGAAAATTAAGGAAAGAAAACCTGGAAAATTTGATCGGTGACTCTCTACCGTTATTTTGAGTGTGTATTGGTTGCTTGTATGATAAGGTTTGAGTGGCAGAATAAATCAGTGAGTGAGTCAGAGAGTGATCGCCTCGTacgtagttttttgctagtaaatatataaatatgtattgatTGATGAATATTTTGGACAATACAGTATCGTTCTATTCTCAaatcaaacctaaccatataaaataattctcattctaataattattttcggGATAaacaaaatttctatttttttttaatagatttaATTACCAAAGTagcatttatcaaaaaaaaaaaaaaaatcaattttattttaaatcattCCATTACCTTTTCATTGGCATGCTTATGTCATTTGGTagaaaccatacaaaaaaaggggaaaataaatcaaataaactgaAAGAGTATCAAATTATTAGATGGTAGAAAAGATTAAGATACATATCAGTATGGGTTAGCAACTAGGTCCAAAAATCtgttaaaatacatattttcttCCTTAAAGTGCAATTGAAATACTACTGAAAACTGCATCACATGATACTCagctaaataatttataaaaaaatctaaGCAAAAGCTGGGGATATGAGAAACCAAGTCCTTAATAGTAATCCTATCAGTCGCCGTGGATGGTGTATCGCTCCCATTTCCTTGTTGGATCATATATCTGCCATAATAGATTAAGTAAAAAGAAAAGGCAATGAGAAGTCTGTTGGATTCCGATCATTCTCATTATCAAGTTCTAAGTAGTAGTAGAGCTGTTAATTAAAAGGTATAGTTTATGTTTAGATAAGAAAGTCCTGCGTCTTTCTACATCCCCATAACTCAAGTTTTACTAAAAGTCCCTTGTGTTGGAtcataatataatgaattattcATTAATTTAGAATGagctttttctttaattttactaaATGAAAATTTCACcctaaagaaataaaaaatgaaatctATGGAAGAATTTGATTCACAATATCAACAATTGATACTTTTTCATTtcattgagagagaaaaagagtacCTCCCATCTAGACGCGGGGAAAATATGCTTGTTCTTCTCATACCAGTGTCTTTCAACCACCTTCCCAGCATGAGACTGCAGAAAGGTCACTTAAGAAATGATTCAAATGAATTTTCCCAAAATAAGAGTACCAACAATATAAGAGAATCAATACACTATTATATGTAAACGATAAAGAATGTTCATTTGAAAAGTAGGCTCCCCAAAAGAAAAGTTGCTATAGATAGTCATGTTTCGGTTTCACAATCAAAGGCATCCATATAAAATAGCATGGCAAATAACTTCTTCGCAAATCAATTatcataaactaattttaatattGCTATAATCAATATCATCATTGTTGTTTAAAATTTTATCTCAGCATTATGGATGAGAAACTAACACCCACATAATTACTtgtgaaacagggacttattaTGGTGAGTATAATGCAATTATAATAGGTATGAAAAGATGATAAGATATCATCTTAGACCGAAGGTGATTCAGAGTACTATAAATATAAACAAGGCCAATTGTCACATCTTCATCTGTCATTCATGTTTAGATGGAAAAACGTTTGGAAATTTGGTATAATTTGAATAATAACCATTTTTTACTTGAGGGAAAAGGATCAGAAAAATGTGTTTAGCTAGAGAgcaataaaatatttcaaaacacAAAAGTTATAAGGAATATAAAATATACCTCATCTTTCTCTATTGTTGCATCAGCAATTGTTCGCACATCCTCGTGCACATCAAAGTGAAACagctgttaaaaaaaataatagttcaAGTCACAAAGGACATTACAATAAGTAGCTAGCTCCTACAAAGTGATCGTCTACCACGAAAGAAATAACAGAACATGTGCATGCAAACGGACATAAGAGAAACACTATAGTTTTGCTTTAAAGAATTCAGTTTTATGTCACTGTAAGTGGATGGGATGTCACATTGAAAACTCAAGACATAAGATAGTTAATCCACCTTAACACCACTTGcaagtttattgaaaaattttACTAGCAGAATTACAACATTACCGTTTGGCAGGAAGAATATAATTATATACCGATTACAAATTTGTTTCCACTTTGGTTCGTGAATCTTACACATGAGATTGGATTTACcattgaaaacaagtaaaatatAAAGATGTACTACACGATTAAAGTACaaggaaaatataattttcagtTTTTGTAACACACACACACCATAAAATATTATAACttatgaaaaagaagaaaaaaaaaaagattgaagcTCTTATTTGTTCTCCTCAATCAGAGTATCAATTATGctatacaaataaataaataaaagggttCTTACCGGACCACTTTTTCCCCTAGCCTTGTTAACAATTAGCTCGTAGAAACTATGCTGCTGTACTTCCACAAAAACAAGAGATATCACTTTGTTAACAAAAGAGAGAAATCTTATGCAGGGATTGCATTTAAATACTTTCACAAATGTAAATCTTACATGTGGAATAATAAGATCTTCTTTCACATAAAGCAAGTTTTCCACAGAGGTGGTTCGAATTTCTCGAAATTCTGGTGCAAGTTGTTGCTGAACACCCCGAAGAAATTCTCCTATAGTGTCACCCTTGCGTACCTGAATGGAGGGATAAGAATATGAAGATAAACAGATTAGAAAAAAGAACCACCATAAGAGATAAACCAATCAAAGTTGGACAGCTTCTATACTTGCCTGGATCGTTCGCCTATGGCCTGCCCCATCCCAATAACTGTAAGTAATTTCAAGGGGCTCATCTGAAATTATAAGGGGTCAATcagtattaaattaaattttaaaacctGAGCACCAAAAACCAAGGTAATAAACCCAATTACTTCGTATTTGCTCTTGCTCAAGTTGCCACTGTTTCCGCAACCTTTCACGCTCAGCTTGTTCCTCAGCCTCACGCTCACTGAAACAGCATCCTCAACAACTCTAAGCTCAAATGTTAGACCAAGGTCACAAAGAGATAGACAACAGACAGACAAACAAAGAGGGATACCACACCTGTCTGGTAGAAAGCTAGTTTCCACAGTGGGATCTTTTCCCAATTTACCACGAAATTTTGCTGGGTCAGAACTTTCTGCAGAAAGAATGTAATGAACCAATTCATTAACATGAACGCGAGCATATAAATTCAAGCAATAAGAGGTTTAGATCACAAGTAATCATCGTACTAGAGCCCAAACATCCATTCAAGCTCAAATTGTAGAGGGCGAAAAGGTTCAGAACTACAATTCACATTCAAGAATACGCAAGTGAACCTCAATGAATGCAATCAAATATATACGTACTGTCAAATCTCTATTTACTTTAGCACTCTGCTAAATCATTTTGGATTTTGGTGCCTTTTTCACAAAGGGTAACAAAGCCATAAGAGAGTCCCCTAACACTAATAAGAGAGAAAGGATAGATAATTACTGTTTTCCCCATCTTCGTCTTCACTTCCATTCTCATAGTCATCTGCAAATGACAAACGAGAAGTCCCTTTGATCTTTCTCTTTTTACGCTTTTGTAATTGGAGCTCCTCCTCCCTAAGAAATTAAGAGCATCAAAATCAAGcgatatgaattttaaattagttcacttatttaaaaaaaactaactttcatgatcaaaaataaaaaataaaaaataaaaattaaattttgacataaatttcacaaacatATCAAAGTGACCACTTGAAAACTCACTCCTGTTGTAGTTTCTGAAGTTTCTCCTTCTCTTCCTCCTCAATTTTGTTCCGAATGTTTACTCTCTGCAATGCATATCAACGGAAACCCTTGATCCATTAATgacttaacaaaaataatagtaataaaaagaaaagcttAATGATAAACAATTACCTTCTCAACATATTGCTCCCTCGTAACCAAACCAACAGTTTCCTTCTTAAACGCGGTCTCAAGAATCTGAAAACCACATGAGTCAGAAgtgttaacaaaaaaaaaatgacttatTGAAAAAGAGAAGTGGAAGATTAAAAGCCCTAAACTTTAAAAACAAAAGAGTAGTAGGAACCTCAGAGGTACTAGAGCCGAATTGGAGGAGACCGGGTTGGCCCTGTTCCGATTGGGACTTGGTCTTGAGCTCTTGGATTTTCTGGCGTTCCGCTTCTCTCTGCTTCTCGAGCCTACGGATCCTGACGGCGTCTTGGGCGGTGCCCACGTAGCCGTCTCCCATGCCCGACATCTTCTTCACACCCTTTTTCCTTGTTCTCCCTCGCTATTTAAAAACTCAGTGGCCAATTTGgtatataaatgataataatagaCTACGCCAAaagatttttctattttttagaataaaaaaacataattatcATTTTTGTTTCCTCAATTTTTTTGACATCATActccataaaataataaaaactaactAGGATTTTTGTCCCCTTTCCTGAATTTTTCTATTTGTTAAAAattgaactattgaaattgttagattcaagaacttttgtctaatttcattcaattttactatctcagtaattatttatgtactaatcATGTTCTCCAGAACTTtcttgttagattttttttatcaggagataaaaatcctaattagccaataataaaatatacctAACTTAAACATATCcactaaaatataacaattacATACTTTTATTacgttttgtttcttttattattaaaaattaatatttttacctCCTAAAGTTTGATCGATAATAAATTTTAcctcattttattaaaaaagttaatttcaaaaaatataattttctattaattctaaaaaaaa
This window harbors:
- the LOC133031744 gene encoding protein XAP5 CIRCADIAN TIMEKEEPER — encoded protein: MSGMGDGYVGTAQDAVRIRRLEKQREAERQKIQELKTKSQSEQGQPGLLQFGSSTSEILETAFKKETVGLVTREQYVEKRVNIRNKIEEEEKEKLQKLQQEEEELQLQKRKKRKIKGTSRLSFADDYENGSEDEDGENKSSDPAKFRGKLGKDPTVETSFLPDSEREAEEQAERERLRKQWQLEQEQIRNEPLEITYSYWDGAGHRRTIQVRKGDTIGEFLRGVQQQLAPEFREIRTTSVENLLYVKEDLIIPHQHSFYELIVNKARGKSGPLFHFDVHEDVRTIADATIEKDESHAGKVVERHWYEKNKHIFPASRWEIYDPTRKWERYTIHGD